The following nucleotide sequence is from Vicinamibacteria bacterium.
GGCCGAAAGAGCGTTTCCGGAGCGCTCGCCACGCTCCAACGCATGGGCTATGTGGCCGGTCATCGCGACATCCATGGTCGCGTCGGGGCGACGAGACAGATCGCGAAGATTACCGAAGCGGGAAGGGCCGCGCTCGCGGAGGAAAAGCTCCACCCCTCGAGCGCGCGGGTTCTGACGTTGCTATCGGTTGCGACCGAGGCCGTGCCCGTCGGCGTGATCCGATACGAAGTGGGGCTCAAGTCCGGAGGACTCTTCCGTCGACTCGCTCGAAAGGGGCTCATCGAGCTCACTCGCGAGCCGGTGAGACAAAGCCCCTGGGAACGTCTCCGGATGGCTCGGCCTCAAGACTCCCGGCCGATGGAGCTGACGCGCCACCAGAGCGAGGCGATCGCAGTCATCGTCGGCGCGGCCCGCCTGGGGATGTTCTCGCCGATGGTTCTGAGAGGCGTCACCGGAAGTGGCAAGACCGAGGTCTACCTGCGAGCGGCCGAAGAGGTCGTTCGCGCGGGCCGCGCGGTCCTTCTCCTCGTTCCCGAAATTGCCCTGACGCCCCGGCTCGCGGCACTTCTCTATGGGCGATTCGGTGAGCGGGTCGCGATTCTTCACAGTGCGCTCGGCTCCGCGGAAAGACGCGACGAGTGGTGGCGCATTCGAAACGGTCAAGCCGGCATCGTCGTGGGAGCTCGCTCCGCAGTGCTCGCGCCCATCGAAGATCTCGGGCTCGTCGTCGTGGACGAGGAGCACGAAGGCTCCTACAAGCAGGAGGAGATCCCGCGCTACAACGCTCGTGACGTCGCCATCGTTCGGGCGAGCGAAGATCGAGCCGTCGTCGTGCTCGGCTCCGCGACCCCTTCGCTCGAGTCGTATACGCACGCCGTCGAAGGGCGCTACCGCTTGGTCGTGCTTCCGGAGCGCATCGGTAACCGTTCCCTGGCGTCGGTTGAGCTCGTGGACATGAAAGAGGTGGTTCGTGAGGAAGGACCGGAGACGATCGTCTCCCGCCCGCTCGCGACCGCCATCGAATCGAGACTCGCCGAGGGCGAGCAGGCCATGGTGCTTCTCAACCGTCGTGGCTACGCCGGCCAGCTCATCTGCCGACGGTGCGGGATGGCCCTGACCTGCAAGGAATGCAGCCTGGCGATGACGCTTCACCGGCGGGCGACCCTGGCCGTCTGCCACCTCTGCGGGCTAGGGCGCGCTCTTCCGGAACGGTGTGAAATGTGCCAGGGAGAGTACCTGCGTCACGTGGGATATGGCACCGAGCGCGTCGAAGAGCTCATGAAAGAGCGCTTTCCCGACAGTCGGGTGGCCCGGATGGACCGCGACACGATGCGAAGAAAGGGGAGTCACGAGGCGCTCCTGACCCGGTTCGCCGCGAGGGAGCTCGACATTCTGGTGGGCACGCAGATGCTCGCCAAAGGGCACGATTTTCCCGCGGTGACGCTCGTGGGAGTGCTCGCCGCCGACAATGCTCTGGGAGCACCCGACTTTCGCGCCGCCGAGCGCACGTTTCAGCTCCTGACCCAGGTCGCGGGTCGCGCGGGGCGGGGCGATCGTCCCGGGAAAGTGCTCATCCAGACCTTCACGCCGGATCACTACAGCCTCGAGTTCGCGCGGTCGCAGGACTTCGAGGGATTCTACGAGTCGGAGCGGAAATTCCGCAGCGCGTTGTTGTACCCACCCGCCGTGCGGCTCGTGAACCTGGTCTTCGAAGGCGCCAACATGGCCGAAGCAACCCGCGAGGCGAGAAGGGCGGCGACGTTCTTGAAAAGCCAGGAGCTGGAGAGTCTGAGAGTTCTCGGCCCGGCTTTCGCCGTCCGCTCAAAAGTCCGAAACCGTTATCGCTGCCAGCTGCTCTTGAAGCTCACGCGATCGAGTCATGGCCGCGTTCGGGCGTTGATTCGGACGCTTCTGAAAGACGAATCGATCGCGCGTTCCATGACGATAGACGTGGATCCACTGACATTGGCCTGACCCACGAGGGAGTCGACGAAGCTTGACCGACACGTCGGAACACCGATCGGTGGAGCTGAGCCGAGCCTCGACCATTCCATCGAGCTGGTATCTCGACCCGGCCTTCTTGACTCTGGAGCGCGAGCGGGTGTTCTTCCGAACGTGGCAATGGGTGGGTCGGGCCGCCGACGT
It contains:
- the priA gene encoding primosomal protein N'; the protein is GRKSVSGALATLQRMGYVAGHRDIHGRVGATRQIAKITEAGRAALAEEKLHPSSARVLTLLSVATEAVPVGVIRYEVGLKSGGLFRRLARKGLIELTREPVRQSPWERLRMARPQDSRPMELTRHQSEAIAVIVGAARLGMFSPMVLRGVTGSGKTEVYLRAAEEVVRAGRAVLLLVPEIALTPRLAALLYGRFGERVAILHSALGSAERRDEWWRIRNGQAGIVVGARSAVLAPIEDLGLVVVDEEHEGSYKQEEIPRYNARDVAIVRASEDRAVVVLGSATPSLESYTHAVEGRYRLVVLPERIGNRSLASVELVDMKEVVREEGPETIVSRPLATAIESRLAEGEQAMVLLNRRGYAGQLICRRCGMALTCKECSLAMTLHRRATLAVCHLCGLGRALPERCEMCQGEYLRHVGYGTERVEELMKERFPDSRVARMDRDTMRRKGSHEALLTRFAARELDILVGTQMLAKGHDFPAVTLVGVLAADNALGAPDFRAAERTFQLLTQVAGRAGRGDRPGKVLIQTFTPDHYSLEFARSQDFEGFYESERKFRSALLYPPAVRLVNLVFEGANMAEATREARRAATFLKSQELESLRVLGPAFAVRSKVRNRYRCQLLLKLTRSSHGRVRALIRTLLKDESIARSMTIDVDPLTLA